A DNA window from Bradyrhizobium barranii subsp. barranii contains the following coding sequences:
- a CDS encoding CHRD domain-containing protein gives MNKTVIAMVALGAAAFAAPAGAEKLKATLDGKSEVPATTTSGAGTADLDYDAASKKLSWKVTYSGLSGPATAAHFHGPAEAGKNAGVAVAIPNATSSPVEGSATLTDAQAADLLAGKLYVNIHTAANPGGEIRGQVTK, from the coding sequence ATGAACAAGACCGTCATCGCCATGGTCGCGCTGGGCGCCGCAGCTTTTGCAGCCCCCGCCGGCGCCGAAAAGCTGAAAGCAACGCTCGACGGCAAATCCGAGGTGCCAGCAACCACCACCAGCGGCGCCGGAACCGCCGATCTGGACTATGATGCCGCCAGCAAGAAGCTGTCCTGGAAGGTCACCTATTCCGGCCTGTCCGGCCCCGCCACCGCCGCCCACTTCCACGGGCCGGCCGAGGCTGGCAAGAACGCCGGCGTCGCGGTCGCGATCCCGAATGCAACCTCCAGCCCGGTCGAGGGCTCGGCGACGCTGACCGATGCGCAGGCCGCTGATCTGCTCGCCGGCAAGCTCTACGTCAACATCCACACCGCGGCCAATCCGGGCGGCGAGATCCGCGGCCAGGTGACGAAGTAA
- a CDS encoding winged helix-turn-helix domain-containing tetratricopeptide repeat protein has protein sequence MRYLFEEYAFDAGRRELHRGADRISVTPLVFDLLDYLIRNRERVVGKDELIDAIWQGCCVSDAALTTRLNSARCAIGDSGEEQRLIRTLPRRGFRFVGQVRETLAAEGAAAADGGAETPKPALSLPDKPSIAVLPFANLCPDPEQDYFADGMVEDIISGLSRSKSLFVIARHSTLAYKGRAIDVKQIGQELGVRYVLEGSVRKAGNRVRIAGQLIDATTGLNLWTDRFDSEIEDLFDLQDRLTSSVIGAISPRLERAEIERAQRQPTDNLQAYDYYLRAFASFFKFTEEASIEAIELAKTAREIDPEFARAYALGARCYVLRNVFDWITDEAHEHSEAARLARRAVELDPNDPSVLAMAGHALSQVAGEVEEGDALLVRAIKLDPNLVIARHWNGWSELWLGRGDAAIEQFNTALRLNPLHPHGGANAQTGLAYAHFLADRHDDALACAAAAIRLIPIFPPAQFILAACHAASDRIGEARRICDRAMQLCPNKRIDAYTRRYRRREDVEKLTQALRVAGMPE, from the coding sequence GTGCGCTATCTCTTTGAGGAGTATGCATTCGACGCCGGTCGGCGAGAGCTGCATCGCGGAGCGGATCGGATCTCAGTTACGCCACTGGTGTTCGATCTCCTCGATTACCTGATCCGCAATCGGGAGCGCGTCGTAGGCAAGGATGAACTCATCGATGCCATTTGGCAGGGGTGCTGCGTGTCCGATGCTGCGCTGACGACCCGCCTCAACAGTGCGCGATGCGCGATCGGGGATTCTGGCGAAGAGCAGCGGCTGATAAGAACACTGCCACGCAGAGGCTTCCGCTTCGTGGGTCAGGTCCGGGAAACGCTTGCCGCCGAGGGCGCAGCGGCCGCCGACGGCGGAGCCGAGACGCCGAAACCTGCGCTCTCGCTCCCCGACAAACCCTCGATCGCGGTCCTTCCATTCGCCAACCTGTGCCCGGATCCGGAGCAGGACTATTTTGCCGACGGTATGGTCGAGGACATCATTTCGGGACTGTCGCGTTCGAAGTCTCTTTTCGTGATCGCGCGACATTCGACTCTGGCCTACAAGGGCAGGGCGATCGACGTCAAACAGATCGGTCAGGAGCTGGGCGTTCGCTACGTGCTCGAAGGCAGTGTGCGCAAGGCCGGCAATCGAGTCCGAATCGCCGGTCAGTTGATCGACGCGACGACCGGCCTGAATCTCTGGACGGACCGGTTTGACAGTGAGATCGAAGATCTTTTCGACCTGCAGGATCGGCTGACGAGCAGCGTCATCGGCGCAATCTCCCCGCGACTGGAGCGCGCCGAAATCGAGCGCGCCCAACGCCAGCCGACCGACAACCTTCAGGCTTACGACTATTATCTTCGGGCATTTGCCTCCTTCTTCAAATTCACCGAGGAAGCAAGCATCGAGGCTATAGAGCTCGCAAAAACTGCCCGCGAGATCGATCCCGAATTCGCGCGTGCATACGCGCTCGGCGCCCGTTGCTATGTCCTGAGGAATGTTTTCGACTGGATCACTGATGAAGCCCATGAACACAGCGAAGCCGCGCGGCTGGCGAGGCGGGCGGTCGAGCTTGACCCGAATGATCCGTCGGTGCTCGCGATGGCCGGACACGCGCTCTCCCAGGTGGCAGGCGAGGTCGAGGAAGGCGATGCTCTTCTCGTGCGCGCGATAAAGCTGGACCCAAACCTCGTCATCGCACGACATTGGAACGGTTGGAGCGAACTCTGGCTTGGTCGTGGTGACGCCGCAATCGAGCAATTCAACACCGCATTGCGTTTGAACCCGCTTCATCCGCATGGGGGCGCCAACGCCCAGACGGGCTTGGCTTATGCTCATTTTCTTGCAGACCGTCATGATGACGCCTTGGCTTGCGCGGCAGCCGCCATCAGGCTGATACCGATCTTTCCGCCTGCGCAATTCATTCTGGCGGCATGCCATGCGGCGTCAGACCGGATTGGGGAAGCCCGGCGGATTTGCGACCGTGCGATGCAACTATGTCCCAATAAGCGTATCGATGCGTACACACGGCGATACCGCCGACGGGAAGATGTCGAAAAGCTGACGCAAGCGCTCCGGGTTGCCGGCATGCCGGAATGA